The region ATAGGTCCGCATAGCTCCTTTCAGTAGCTTATTGCCGTTAGTTTGACAATAACTGAGAAGTCTTATGCACTATTTCAAGAATCCGGTCTTCAGGCCCGTTCCTCAATCTCAAAGCCGCTTACACAGCTGCACAGACATTGCTTGAAGCCGGTCTGGACAACCCCTTGCTCCTTGTTCCCTCTTAATATGTAGGTTTCACCGCACTGCTTGCAGACAATCCGAACTTTTACTCGCAAAAAAAGACACCTCTCTCTCCTTTCTGGAATTCCTTGCCTTAAGGAACTGCCCTGTAGGATTAAGTGTGTCCATCTCGATTATAGGTTAACCTCTTCCTCGCGCTTCAAAAAGCGAAACGGAGAACGGCTGTTGGCCCGCGCTACCTTCCCCATGCCTCTATACCATAAAACCGCCATCAGGGGCACGATAAACCAGATCCAGTAGTTAGCTGTCGTGGCGATCAGAAAATCATAGATCCCATGCCACAGCCAGGGCAGGAGCAGTGAAATCAGCAGAATCTTCCGGGTCTTAACCCCGCCGGAGAACTTGGCTCTGCCCATATGGTAGCCCATAATTACGCCGAACATGGCATGTCCGGAGACTGGAAGCAGCGCCCTTAGAATCATGGTGCCGAATGAAGCATTGCTGTACCACGCATACATTACATTCTCTATTGTTGCGAAGCCGAGCGAAATCGCTACGGCATATAGTATTCCATCATAGGGCTCGTCAAATTCGGTATGATTGTAAATCATATGGTACAGCACAAACCACTTCAGGGCCTCTTCCACCCCGGCTGAGATCAGAAAGGAATCCACATAAGGACCACCGCCCAGCCCCAGCACAAGCCCCCTCTGGATAATCATCACCGGCAGCACGATCAACAGGCCAAGCAGGAACACCTTAAGCACCATATGGAGCGGTTCCTGATCATACTTGTCTTTCAGATAGAAAAAAGTCAGCAGCGCAAGTCCCGGTGCAACTGCTGACGAAATGACCGATAACAAAAGCACCGAATAGCCTCCCTTGCGCTTAAACCTAATCCCTGCTGAAGATGTTATGGAAGGAACCGTACCTTACCATACTCTCTTATTCCTGGCGTTTAAAATGATTGCACAGCGTCTGAATCGCGTTCTCCGCCATAACAGTCTTGCCGTATTCAGCCAGAACAGCCTGAGTGACCGGAGAGGAATCTCCGAATTCAGCGAGCACACCTACCAGCCCTGACAGTGCAGCCTCTTCAAACTCCTTCGGATCGAAGTAGAGGTACCATTTATCATTATAAGAATACAGTTGTCCTTGAGAAGTAATATTGCCGATTAGCACATGAGCCGCTTCCACCAGAACCTCGAAGTCGCGGAACGCATATACAATGGAGTCGCTTTGTTCAAGAGTAACTTCCATTTCGTAAATCTCTTCAGGCAATTCATCTTCCCCGGCCCCACCGTACTGATGGTGATCATATTTCCCCCGGGTCACAATAACGACCATGCCTTGCGCGGGCAATGCGAACACTTCCACGGCAAGCGGACCCGTAGCGTCAAAACCAAGCTCGCTGTATGCCTGATCCATCATTTCCGTAAAAAGGTCGTGCACCTTGGGAACCTCCTGCCACATATCTTCCTTCTGGATGCCCCGCTCGCTCAGGTCGTCAAAAGTGAGGAAAATCCGTATCTTATCTTGACTTAATCGCTCTATTCTCATGACAGGATCCTCCTTTTGCAAGCTCATTTAATATTAATGTATGATGAGTCCCGAGTAATGAGCCAAAAATGGTTACTATATATGTATGTTATCATTTTGAAGCTACAAATGCACGTAAATAAATATAGATTCAGCCCAATTTGCTGCCCATTATATGTAAAGCCATATTAAAAAAGAATCACTTTAGCGATGCCGGCATCGCCAAAATGATTCTGCAGCGGTTAAATCCGGTTACAAACCCGGTATGGCGGTATGAGTATCTTTGAGAATCTGCTCGACTTCATGCTTCACATCAGGGTTGCTGCGGATGAAATCCTTCAGCATGTTCAGATTTGATTCTTTGGACTTTAACGGGGAGTCCTCTTTATGATCGCCGCCGGATGCATGAGAGCCTGAATGTTCATGGCTGCTGCCTGCTGCTGTGCTGCCGAAGCCGGTCATAGCCATCCCCATAATTTTGTCGTTCGCCTTGTCACCCGCATTGTAGGAAGAACCATTCGAGTGCAGTAAGGCAGACATCATGGCGCTGCGTTTTTTGGACATAATCATACTGGCGGCTGCACCAATCAGCACCCCGCACAGAAATGACGAAGTATTCATATCTCCAACCTCCTTGTATGGTAAAATCATGCTTAGTGTTCGCGGAAAGGTAGCCGCTCATACAGCCAAACAACAAGAAAGCGAGATGAAAAAAGTGGGTAAAGCAACAATAACGCTGCTCCTGGCGGCTTGTCTGCTGTCAGCTTGCAGCAACAGCGGAAATAAAGGCAGTCAGGCAGCGGAAAAGACGCCGCAGCCTGCGGCAGCAACAGCCGCCGCGGAGACAGCCGCATCTCCTGCACCTGAGGTAACAGCCTCAGCTGCACCTGAGGCCACTGCATCACCGGAGGCCACGCCTGCGGCAGCCAGCGATGCGCAGGTGCCGCTGCTGTATCATATGAACAAGAATTATGACATTGTCCCGAATGATCCGGCAACGAACAAGAAGGTAGTCCTGCTGACCTTCGACGACGGGCCGAAGGAAGCGGAATTAATCAATCCGCTGATGGATACGCTGGACAAGCACAAGGCCAAGGCGATCTTCTTCGTCAACGGCTACCGGGTGAAGGAGCATCCCGAGCTGCTGGAGCTGATCCACAAACGGGGCGGCGTACTCGGCAATCATAGCTGGGATCACATTGTGCTGAAGGACAAGCCGGAAGCCGAAGTGAAGAAGCAGATTGAAGATGTTCAGAAGATCGTTAAGGAAATTACCGGTGAGACCCCTCACTTCTTCCGTCCGCCGCACGGTGCCGGAGGTGACGTAGGCAAAAAAATCGCTGCTGCAAACGGCATGCTCTATATGACCTGGTCCAATGGCTCCCTGGACTGGGAGATGAAAGCCAAGGATGCGGATAAGACCGGCAAGCTGGTCAGCAATGTTACCGGTCAGCTGCATTCCGGCAGCAATATCCTGATGCATGAGCTGCCTTGGACGGTAGAGGCGCTTGACACTCTGTTGACTACGCTGGAGGGCAAGGGCTACAGCTTTGTAGACCCGCGCAGCATTGAGCTGAAGATGCGCTAAGCACTGAATTCGTCAAGTGGAAACGGTGCCGTCCTTTTAAGGACGGTACCGTTTCAGCAAGAAATAGAAGGATAAGTTATCGTGTGAAACATATAAATTCTTATATTTCAAAAAAAACGGTTGTCCCGCAAAATGTGGGCAGCCGTTTTTTTGTGTTAAGTATCTATCTGATTACTCCCTGAGATCCTGAATGCCGCCCTCCGCAGCGCAGGGTCAGCACATGCATCTCAGCCGGACTGCGCCAGCGCAGCGGCAGGTGCGCGGTACCGAATCCCCGGCTGATCAGCATCTTCAGCGGCGGGAGAGCCGTATTATAGCTCCGGGGGATCTCATACATCCCCGCATTATACTGGCGGTAGAACTCATCGGTATGCCGGTGCCCGATCAAGGGCAGCACAACCTGGCCTCCATGGGTATGCCCGGCCAGAATCAGGTCAGCCGGAACCTCCTGCTGCCGGGACAGCCAGAGCGGATCATGCACGAGGATGATCCGGAAGGCATCCGCATCCGCTTCAGCTACGGCGGGCAGAGGCCCGTAGGCCTTTTTGCCGCCTTGCCTCGGGAAGTCCACCCCAGTAAGAATAAACTGCTCACCGTCCCGCTCAATGACGCAGTTCTCATCCACCAGCAGCCTGGCTCCGCTTCCCCGGATGATGTTATCCACCAGTGTAATGTTCGCCCGATAATCATGATTGCCGTGAACGGCATACACAGGCGCAATGGAGGCGGCCAGTGTCATATTCTCCAGCAGACGTTCTATGGATGCGCCCTTCTCCGTCATATCACCGCCCAGGAAAACTGCGTCCACCTTCCCCCGCATCGGGCTCAGCATTGCCTCCGGCAGACGGCGGCGGTGAATATCCGTAATGAGCAGTATCCGGTAGCCGTCGAACACGGCAGGAAGCCGTTCCAGTACAATATCCTGATGATTCAACCGTTTCTTGAAGGCAGCAGCAACCATCAGGAGGCCCATACCCCCTGCTCCCACAAGACACACACCAAGCAGAATCAGGAGCACCGCAGTCAACTCCATAGGCTATCCAGATCCGGTGCCCCGTTAATTCCCCACCACAGGAGGAAGCCGAGCAGCATCAGAAATACGACAATCAGCGAATTGATGAACATTTTGCTGAAGCGGATTCGTTCTGACGGATAGCTCTCTGCACGTGATGGAGTCTGCTCCCCTTCCTGCTGTGCCGCCTCACGCTCCGGCCTTCCGGCGGCCCTGCGTCCGGATAAGCGTTCCTTTCTGGACAGTGTCCCTGCCACCGGTACCGGACTTCCCGCACGCTCTTCTGCTGCCACGGAAGCCGGCTGACGCTTGCCTGCTCTGGCCGGAGGCTGTTGTTCTCTCTTCTGCTGTTTCTGGCGGGACCTTACCCGGCTTAATTGTTCTGTCATGATACCCTCCTGTAACGAATAACCATACCGGAGAACAAATCTATAAGGAAATGGCACAATATAGGTGCCCACAGACTGCCCGAATGGATGTAAATAAGCCCAAGACCATAGCTGCTGAGGAAGACCCAGCCCGTTGGAATCCAGTGCCGCAGATAACGGACATGAATAACGGCAAACAGTATACTTGTCCAGTACGGCCCAAGGGAATGCTGGATCGCTCCGCGGAAGAGCAGCTCCTCACACACCGCAACCACCGCAGAAATGACCACAATATGCCACAGCGGCCGTTTGCCGAATAACAGCTCGTTGATTCCCCCGTCATCCATGCTGTCTTCAGGAACAATATGGGTTAGCAGGAAATCCACAGCGAGCATAATAACTGCCAGGCCAAGTCCCCAGTACACGAAATGTACACTATCCGGAAAATTTAATATGTGAATAGGATTTCTTTTCTGTAATAATATCCATATCAAACCGATAAATAAGGTAAGGCCCTGAGTAATGTACAGATTAATGAGTAACAGCTTGTCTGTTAACTGCTGTGGATCGGCCTTTTTAATTTTGATGTCACCCAATTTGAATTTTTTCATTATAACCTGCCTGTTCTATAAATGTTTTTACATAAGTTAATTTACCTATACGAAGGAGCACCTAATCATGAACAGCCGTACCTCCCGCACTCAAATGATGTACACACTAGGTTTTTTGTTTTTTCTAATATCCGCATTCGCTTCATTTTTCACGGGAGTCAAGGTTGGAGCTGACAAGACAGAAGCCAAGTATTCACAGCTGAAGGACCACCCAAGCGCCCAGGAATTCTCCGGCTCCTACCAGCAGCAGGATCTTGTCACCTTTTATCATAACGTATTTTTGCCCTACCGGGAATTCAAGCGCAATTGGAACGAACAGCTGGACGGTCTTGCCCGCAGCACGGATGCCCGCCAGAACGCGGCAACGCTGAAGAATCTGAGTATTCTGGCGGACAAGCAGTATGATAAGGTTACCCAGGATTCGCTCTTCACTAATTCACCGATGCTCTATGAATCTCAGCTCAATATTCTTAAGAGTCTCACACTCTTCTCCCAAGCCTCCGGCAAGGTGACGGCGGGTGCTTCCGGCGCAGAAGCCGCCAAAATGCTGAGAAGCGACAACTTCACAACCAGTGCCGTGAGATTCGGGCTGCTGGCCCAG is a window of Paenibacillus sp. FSL H3-0469 DNA encoding:
- a CDS encoding genetic competence negative regulator: MRIERLSQDKIRIFLTFDDLSERGIQKEDMWQEVPKVHDLFTEMMDQAYSELGFDATGPLAVEVFALPAQGMVVIVTRGKYDHHQYGGAGEDELPEEIYEMEVTLEQSDSIVYAFRDFEVLVEAAHVLIGNITSQGQLYSYNDKWYLYFDPKEFEEAALSGLVGVLAEFGDSSPVTQAVLAEYGKTVMAENAIQTLCNHFKRQE
- a CDS encoding type II CAAX endopeptidase family protein is translated as MKKFKLGDIKIKKADPQQLTDKLLLINLYITQGLTLFIGLIWILLQKRNPIHILNFPDSVHFVYWGLGLAVIMLAVDFLLTHIVPEDSMDDGGINELLFGKRPLWHIVVISAVVAVCEELLFRGAIQHSLGPYWTSILFAVIHVRYLRHWIPTGWVFLSSYGLGLIYIHSGSLWAPILCHFLIDLFSGMVIRYRRVS
- the prsW gene encoding glutamic-type intramembrane protease PrsW, with the protein product MLLLSVISSAVAPGLALLTFFYLKDKYDQEPLHMVLKVFLLGLLIVLPVMIIQRGLVLGLGGGPYVDSFLISAGVEEALKWFVLYHMIYNHTEFDEPYDGILYAVAISLGFATIENVMYAWYSNASFGTMILRALLPVSGHAMFGVIMGYHMGRAKFSGGVKTRKILLISLLLPWLWHGIYDFLIATTANYWIWFIVPLMAVLWYRGMGKVARANSRSPFRFLKREEEVNL
- a CDS encoding polysaccharide deacetylase family protein, which codes for MKKVGKATITLLLAACLLSACSNSGNKGSQAAEKTPQPAAATAAAETAASPAPEVTASAAPEATASPEATPAAASDAQVPLLYHMNKNYDIVPNDPATNKKVVLLTFDDGPKEAELINPLMDTLDKHKAKAIFFVNGYRVKEHPELLELIHKRGGVLGNHSWDHIVLKDKPEAEVKKQIEDVQKIVKEITGETPHFFRPPHGAGGDVGKKIAAANGMLYMTWSNGSLDWEMKAKDADKTGKLVSNVTGQLHSGSNILMHELPWTVEALDTLLTTLEGKGYSFVDPRSIELKMR
- a CDS encoding metallophosphoesterase family protein; amino-acid sequence: MGLLMVAAAFKKRLNHQDIVLERLPAVFDGYRILLITDIHRRRLPEAMLSPMRGKVDAVFLGGDMTEKGASIERLLENMTLAASIAPVYAVHGNHDYRANITLVDNIIRGSGARLLVDENCVIERDGEQFILTGVDFPRQGGKKAYGPLPAVAEADADAFRIILVHDPLWLSRQQEVPADLILAGHTHGGQVVLPLIGHRHTDEFYRQYNAGMYEIPRSYNTALPPLKMLISRGFGTAHLPLRWRSPAEMHVLTLRCGGRHSGSQGVIR